A stretch of the Agromyces larvae genome encodes the following:
- a CDS encoding DUF859 family phage minor structural protein has translation MANYDAGMNYSYTFRLNAWQASQDVGGNTSAVSWNLEIHKPNNGTSGRYADGPHYWSVNINGAVYSGSIPSYDFRAYTVLTLAAGTTTVGHNADGTKTIAVSAGFDDNNSWGELGDRSVSGNLGLTTIPRATTPTFTSPMEAGTAYTINLPRASTAFTHTVQYAFGSSGWVNIATGATTSASWTPPLSLLTQIPNATSGVGTIRVITYNGGTNIGTRDVGFTLSAPASVVPTFSAVAHSEATAGLAANVGAYVQGLTKLSLAISGAAGAYGSTITGYKITVAGQTINAVSGTTAPIALSGTVPVVATITDSRGRTASKTVDLTVLPYAAPAINAVSVQRAGSDGTPAEEGTYIRVNLDAAVQSLTVASTEKNALAYRISTRDRGTFTWTVIDTWTPGGVTFSGSRTVGTYSIEEAHDVLVEVLDDFLVSSAILTVPTAAIFMHLDSTEGVGIGKFREQGSLDVAGQIYQNDGRAVVDVNLLTATFAAFLPAGTVQMSAVTAATPPAGWLFCRGQAVGREQYPTLFAAIGTTYGAGDGSTTFNLPNLNGRAPVGYDSAQTEFNAVGKTGGAKTHTLTTAEMPSHTHTFQSDTQADAAGFGGIASTKRPAEVGYTQYHPTSSVGGGGAHNNLQPYIALNFIIKI, from the coding sequence ATGGCGAACTACGACGCCGGAATGAACTACAGCTACACGTTCCGGCTGAACGCATGGCAGGCTTCGCAGGATGTCGGCGGGAACACGTCGGCGGTGTCGTGGAACCTCGAAATCCACAAACCCAACAACGGCACGTCCGGCCGATACGCCGACGGCCCGCACTACTGGTCGGTCAACATCAACGGGGCCGTCTACTCCGGCTCCATCCCCAGCTACGACTTCCGCGCGTACACCGTCCTCACACTGGCAGCCGGCACGACCACGGTCGGACACAACGCCGACGGCACGAAAACGATCGCCGTCTCGGCGGGCTTCGACGACAACAACTCCTGGGGAGAACTCGGCGACCGCTCCGTCAGCGGCAACCTCGGCCTGACGACGATCCCCCGCGCCACCACCCCGACCTTCACCTCCCCGATGGAGGCAGGCACCGCCTACACCATCAACCTCCCTCGTGCATCGACCGCGTTCACCCACACGGTGCAGTACGCGTTCGGCTCGTCGGGCTGGGTGAACATCGCCACCGGGGCGACCACATCCGCGTCGTGGACGCCGCCGCTGTCGCTGCTCACCCAGATCCCGAACGCGACCAGCGGCGTCGGCACGATCCGGGTCATCACCTACAACGGCGGCACGAACATCGGCACCAGGGACGTAGGGTTCACCCTGTCCGCGCCCGCCTCCGTCGTGCCGACCTTCTCGGCGGTCGCACACTCCGAAGCGACCGCCGGGCTCGCGGCCAACGTCGGCGCCTACGTGCAGGGGCTCACCAAACTCTCCCTCGCCATCTCCGGCGCGGCGGGCGCCTACGGCTCCACGATCACCGGCTACAAGATCACCGTCGCCGGGCAGACCATAAACGCCGTCTCCGGCACCACCGCGCCGATCGCCCTGTCCGGCACGGTGCCCGTGGTCGCCACCATCACCGACTCCCGCGGCCGCACCGCATCCAAGACGGTCGACCTCACCGTACTGCCCTACGCGGCCCCGGCGATCAACGCAGTCAGCGTGCAACGCGCCGGCTCGGACGGCACCCCCGCCGAGGAAGGCACCTACATCCGGGTGAACCTCGACGCCGCCGTGCAGTCCCTCACGGTCGCCTCGACGGAGAAGAACGCCCTCGCCTACCGGATCTCCACCCGCGACCGCGGCACGTTCACCTGGACGGTCATCGACACCTGGACGCCCGGCGGGGTCACGTTCAGCGGCAGCCGAACCGTCGGCACCTACTCCATCGAGGAAGCCCACGACGTGCTCGTCGAGGTGCTCGACGACTTCCTCGTGTCATCGGCCATCCTCACCGTCCCGACCGCCGCGATCTTCATGCACCTCGACTCCACCGAGGGCGTCGGGATCGGCAAGTTCCGCGAGCAGGGCTCGCTCGACGTCGCCGGGCAGATCTACCAGAACGACGGCCGAGCGGTCGTCGACGTCAACCTGCTCACCGCGACGTTCGCAGCCTTCCTTCCCGCGGGCACCGTCCAGATGTCCGCGGTCACCGCCGCCACACCCCCGGCGGGCTGGCTGTTCTGCCGCGGTCAGGCCGTCGGCCGCGAACAGTACCCGACTCTGTTCGCCGCGATCGGCACCACCTACGGCGCCGGTGACGGGTCGACCACGTTCAACCTGCCGAACCTCAACGGCCGCGCCCCAGTGGGCTACGACTCCGCCCAGACGGAGTTCAACGCGGTCGGCAAGACCGGCGGCGCGAAGACCCACACCCTGACCACGGCCGAGATGCCGAGCCACACGCACACCTTCCAGAGCGACACCCAGGCGGACGCCGCTGGCTTCGGCGGCATCGCATCCACGAAGCGCCCGGCGGAGGTGGGCTATACGCAGTACCACCCCACATCGAGTGTCGGCGGCGGCGGCGCGCACAACAACCTCCAGCCGTACATCGCCCTCAACTTCATCATCAAGATCTAG
- a CDS encoding NUMOD4 motif-containing HNH endonuclease has product MGRVTEVWLPVQGYEGHYEVSDRGRVRSLDRYLTDVRGVVRIARGKVLSPATAARGRIVVNLHLDGVAKTHSVHRLVALAFLGAGSPGEVVRHLDDNPKNNVRENLEWGTESENMFDRVRNGIHHYARRSACVRGHAYTPSNTRMRGAARLCLECIRINNLERSRRRREARKAVAA; this is encoded by the coding sequence GTGGGCCGCGTGACCGAGGTGTGGCTTCCGGTGCAGGGCTACGAGGGCCACTACGAAGTCAGCGATCGCGGCCGCGTGCGTTCGCTCGATCGATACCTGACCGATGTGCGTGGAGTGGTGCGTATCGCTCGCGGGAAAGTCCTGTCGCCCGCGACCGCGGCGCGGGGGCGAATCGTCGTCAACCTCCACCTCGATGGTGTCGCGAAGACGCACTCCGTTCATCGACTGGTCGCACTTGCCTTCTTGGGTGCTGGATCCCCTGGTGAAGTCGTTCGGCACCTCGACGACAACCCGAAGAACAATGTGCGCGAAAACCTCGAGTGGGGGACGGAGTCGGAGAACATGTTCGACCGCGTCAGGAATGGCATCCACCACTACGCGAGGCGCTCTGCCTGCGTTCGTGGGCACGCATATACCCCGAGCAACACTCGGATGCGAGGGGCGGCCCGCTTGTGCCTCGAGTGCATCCGCATCAACAATCTCGAGCGCTCCCGACGACGACGCGAGGCCCGGAAGGCGGTGGCGGCGTGA
- a CDS encoding phage tail protein yields MAGTPVWGIPLITPGTTIQSLRAFFNPIAEALETALNSLATRNPTGEVKIFAGASAPSGYLLCQGQAVSRTTYAALFAVLGTTYGTGDGTSTFNLPDLRGRAPVGYSSGETEFNTVGKTGGEKTHTLTVAEMPSHSHNIKSQAANYPAGAFDDQGYQRSSTPNYTNNNTANIASTGGGGAHNNLQPYMTLNFIIKT; encoded by the coding sequence ATGGCTGGAACACCGGTCTGGGGCATCCCGCTCATCACGCCGGGCACGACGATCCAGTCGCTGCGCGCATTCTTCAACCCGATCGCCGAAGCGCTCGAAACCGCGCTCAACAGCCTCGCCACGCGCAACCCGACCGGCGAAGTCAAGATCTTCGCGGGCGCGTCCGCGCCGTCCGGCTACCTGCTCTGCCAGGGGCAGGCGGTCTCCCGCACCACCTACGCGGCCTTGTTCGCAGTGCTCGGCACCACCTACGGCACGGGCGACGGCACCTCGACCTTCAACCTGCCCGACCTGCGCGGGCGCGCACCTGTCGGCTACTCGTCCGGCGAGACCGAGTTCAACACTGTCGGCAAGACGGGCGGCGAGAAGACCCACACGCTCACCGTCGCCGAGATGCCCTCGCACAGCCACAACATCAAGTCGCAGGCGGCGAACTACCCGGCGGGCGCGTTCGACGACCAGGGCTACCAGCGCTCCTCGACGCCGAACTACACCAACAACAACACGGCGAACATCGCCTCGACCGGCGGCGGCGGCGCGCACAACAACCTCCAGCCTTACATGACCCTCAACTTCATCATCAAGACCTAG
- a CDS encoding DNA cytosine methyltransferase, translating into MSGIVVDLYAGVGVSQAVRRLGGRDLGVEIEPAAIAIREANEFETIYEDVWDAGNLAVILEGLAVFNAGQAWTLWASPPCQLWSMAGKGAAREHRAALVEAMHAGIYEDIDELRAFGASLGDENYAHVLVPLHYVFRYRPDYVAFEQVPPVLSLWMEMLSEFEKMGYSAKAANLQAEQYGVPQTRKRAILVARKKELGEVQLPTPTHSKYHVRDKTRLDPGVLPWVSMEEALRGVEGSVFVSAQSVAGGDRAERPSSEPGFTVTQTTSRVARWPESRPAPTVTGGGVRSGGAEPFGPGGRRAIRAARFEEQLHRRGDG; encoded by the coding sequence ATGAGCGGCATCGTCGTCGACCTATACGCCGGAGTCGGCGTCTCGCAGGCCGTCCGCCGCCTCGGCGGGCGCGACCTGGGCGTGGAGATCGAGCCCGCAGCCATCGCGATCCGGGAGGCGAACGAGTTCGAGACGATCTACGAGGACGTCTGGGATGCGGGCAATCTGGCCGTGATCCTCGAAGGGCTCGCGGTGTTCAACGCGGGGCAGGCGTGGACGCTCTGGGCGTCGCCGCCCTGCCAGCTCTGGTCAATGGCGGGCAAGGGCGCCGCGCGCGAGCACCGGGCGGCGCTCGTCGAAGCGATGCACGCGGGCATCTACGAGGACATCGACGAGCTCCGCGCGTTCGGCGCCAGCCTCGGCGACGAGAACTACGCGCACGTGCTCGTGCCGCTGCACTACGTGTTCCGCTACCGGCCCGACTACGTGGCGTTCGAGCAAGTCCCGCCCGTGCTCTCGCTCTGGATGGAGATGCTGTCGGAGTTCGAGAAGATGGGCTACTCCGCGAAGGCGGCGAACCTCCAGGCCGAGCAGTACGGCGTCCCGCAGACCCGCAAGCGCGCGATCCTCGTGGCCCGCAAGAAGGAGTTGGGCGAGGTGCAGCTTCCGACCCCGACGCACTCGAAGTACCACGTCCGCGACAAGACCCGCCTCGACCCCGGCGTGCTGCCGTGGGTGTCGATGGAGGAGGCGCTGCGCGGCGTCGAGGGCTCCGTCTTCGTCTCTGCGCAGTCGGTTGCTGGTGGTGACCGCGCAGAGCGCCCGTCTTCCGAGCCGGGCTTCACGGTGACCCAGACCACGAGCCGCGTGGCGCGCTGGCCCGAATCCCGCCCCGCCCCCACCGTGACCGGGGGGGGCGTCCGAAGTGGCGGCGCTGAACCCTTCGGCCCCGGCGGCCGGCGTGCGATCCGAGCCGCTCGTTTTGAGGAGCAACTACACCGACGGGGCGACGGGTGA
- a CDS encoding NUMOD4 motif-containing HNH endonuclease: MTEKWRAIPSAPDYEVSNLGAVRRLTPGPGAVVGAILRPWKKNTGHLIVGLQVDGRPRRLGVHRLVLEAFVGPCPEGMEGCHNDGDPTNNRVGNLRWDTSSANSRDMVRHGRNNVSKSACPRGHAYAGTNLLVIPSRPEARYCRACNRERSRAWSEGRPFSAANSDAIYASLVGSA, encoded by the coding sequence ATGACTGAGAAATGGCGAGCCATCCCAAGCGCTCCGGATTATGAGGTGTCCAACCTCGGGGCGGTGCGGAGGCTGACCCCAGGCCCGGGTGCCGTAGTAGGGGCGATCCTGAGGCCCTGGAAGAAGAATACGGGGCACTTGATCGTCGGCCTACAGGTGGATGGGCGACCTCGAAGGCTTGGTGTCCACCGTCTCGTCCTCGAAGCATTCGTTGGCCCGTGCCCCGAAGGCATGGAGGGTTGTCACAACGATGGCGACCCGACGAACAACCGCGTCGGGAACCTTCGATGGGATACGTCGAGCGCAAATAGCCGAGACATGGTCAGGCATGGCCGAAACAATGTCAGTAAGTCCGCTTGTCCTCGCGGTCACGCATACGCGGGAACAAACTTGCTCGTCATCCCATCCCGACCAGAGGCTCGCTATTGCCGGGCGTGTAATCGGGAAAGGAGTCGCGCATGGAGCGAGGGTCGCCCGTTCTCGGCGGCGAACTCCGACGCCATCTACGCGAGCTTGGTGGGGTCGGCATGA
- a CDS encoding DNA cytosine methyltransferase, translated as MERGSPVLGGELRRHLRELGGVGMRAVKRMGRGMVDRYGDRPGRGADEPAFTIRASAGGMEPGGFVWQEEGDEMSDIRFHGAGITSEQTAGQIPRKSAEPAHTITGKGTSVWSSRPATTTAAGSNVIAGPGRSEFEKGGVSRQNRPGSVKVTVEEAAALQSFDADLTWDAVKPNGRKVTQGEKYQIVGNAVPVLLVERVLEALWAPAAEAELAAAA; from the coding sequence ATGGAGCGAGGGTCGCCCGTTCTCGGCGGCGAACTCCGACGCCATCTACGCGAGCTTGGTGGGGTCGGCATGAGGGCCGTCAAGCGCATGGGCCGGGGCATGGTCGACCGCTACGGCGACCGCCCCGGCCGCGGGGCCGACGAGCCCGCATTCACAATCCGCGCGAGCGCGGGAGGCATGGAGCCGGGCGGGTTCGTCTGGCAAGAGGAAGGAGACGAGATGAGCGACATTCGATTCCACGGAGCGGGTATCACCTCTGAGCAGACGGCGGGGCAGATCCCGCGCAAGTCGGCCGAGCCCGCGCACACGATCACTGGCAAGGGAACGTCCGTGTGGTCGTCGCGGCCCGCGACGACCACGGCGGCGGGCTCGAACGTGATCGCAGGCCCCGGCCGCAGCGAGTTCGAGAAGGGCGGCGTCTCGCGCCAGAACAGGCCCGGCTCGGTGAAGGTCACCGTCGAGGAGGCGGCCGCGTTGCAGTCGTTCGACGCCGACCTGACATGGGACGCGGTGAAGCCGAACGGCCGGAAGGTCACCCAGGGCGAGAAGTACCAGATCGTCGGGAACGCCGTGCCGGTGCTGCTGGTCGAGCGCGTGCTCGAGGCGCTCTGGGCGCCTGCGGCCGAGGCGGAACTGGCGGCGGCCGCGTGA
- a CDS encoding phage tail tape measure protein, whose translation MDDLSSTAKFIVKYLVEGAEEFARTVDDLHKKTGSASKTAEKLSEHLHNLNDELQKTAKSAGQSGDATRDVGKEWTDLDKRVKQATDAYREFRREVALGISEDMSPSQWLAAGKGTRGLTAADLEAYRQGNKGSLLGDESAEKQAAAQRRAAAEAENWAKAERQLNIAVRDGIDARRAQRDAINAQRLAEQRLNAERAKTTNTFRPGSFLAQSDLYGGGSATRAADTTFAQQMVAQEAASVRARNGLAEYDAQLNRNTVSYKASTSALAQQLIKQEEMANSLPRLRYALYDVATTATVAAVALGAVVGGAAVASASFESSFTGVERTARLSGASVGIIRDELAHLTREIPAAFGDVSTVATLGAQLDIAASDLENFSGQVIQFSATAGTTNEQTAQGFGRIGQLLDVSADKYANLGSAILYAGNTSVATEQDVLDYSQRLAIAGNEAGLTADQVIALSSTLASLGIGLEASQGATQRIFQDIRRAVDENGEALANYASVAGTTAAEFAAAWSEEPQQAFSSLIEGLSKAQSLTQTLDGLGFVETREVRLLTALANNTEFYNEQLSTTAQAYQDGTYLADSYAKVVDDLASRWQILLNAIAEFGAAAGDALAPFLKDAITNLANLINWFTDLISTQAGQWFVGITLAAGGAAAALLAVVAATALAVGSYAALRGAIVSLGWAEATSGFKGFASAAVGASTAVGSTATALRVFRVALASTGIGLAVVALGTLATAFSQASASASSAFSTYVGTSAGLSDALTSDAAARAEAFMQGNLDMLGSFVEVSLAADDNTDHLDDNRAAIENTAKVLGIVPTAYDGVNGAIADNTAYLGENTLAWLKNQLIQSEAFQELVGNADFVAAWEAIGADFDQVVKLQAAGGEEAVWGYFLRLSQAAVDGGNATIDQIRALQPALANALGGLAGGGSAIPGLVASSGGNNGALGKLILAGAGATNQIRLLGLTGQKAGKQVADGLDEGTDSATDFNEALGGGGGGGGTVERIRTLVDWANDLSSVMKRAFDIRFGGQQGLDTIASGWSKIQKATESSAKAIRDLHNDIADLTADRSMKEFWLTVAEGYGDTLRAGKLSAELGELDAKLADANSKLADEQAKSSKTLVGNSDAAIENRSALLGLVGNYQDYLAALASSGASQADVEATARQLKAEFIQQATQMGYNRDEVDKYAVAFDGMTLAIQRVPRDITVDANTDPALQALAEFEARARQSGAAAGGGFSRAFEEAAGEPVVQVKYRLPSYAELMRMQQTIRDQTGDQNFRIALGPGGQGGQVFGYSSGGYVGDGGKYEPKGIVHGGEFVFSKAATKAIGVRNLAYAHQMAKSGRAPVAAGGGSSFDPAMLLPIYDMLGQVRDAVGITLPGAAVQSLVGAQNASTSRRRVR comes from the coding sequence TTGGACGACCTGTCCTCCACCGCGAAATTCATCGTCAAGTACCTCGTCGAGGGCGCTGAGGAGTTCGCGCGCACCGTCGACGACCTGCACAAGAAGACCGGTTCGGCGAGCAAGACCGCCGAGAAACTTTCCGAGCACCTTCACAACCTCAACGATGAACTCCAGAAGACCGCGAAGTCCGCCGGCCAGTCGGGTGACGCGACACGAGACGTCGGCAAGGAATGGACAGACCTCGATAAGAGGGTCAAGCAGGCCACCGACGCCTACCGCGAGTTCCGCCGCGAAGTCGCGCTCGGGATCTCCGAGGACATGTCGCCGAGCCAGTGGCTCGCCGCGGGCAAGGGGACTCGGGGGCTTACTGCGGCCGACCTCGAGGCGTACCGCCAGGGCAACAAGGGCAGCCTTCTCGGGGACGAGAGCGCCGAAAAGCAGGCGGCCGCACAGCGACGCGCCGCCGCCGAGGCGGAGAACTGGGCGAAGGCGGAGCGCCAACTCAACATCGCCGTCCGGGACGGGATCGACGCCCGTCGCGCGCAGCGCGACGCGATCAACGCCCAGCGGCTCGCCGAGCAAAGGCTCAACGCCGAGCGCGCCAAGACCACCAACACGTTCCGCCCCGGAAGCTTCCTGGCGCAATCCGACCTCTACGGCGGGGGGTCGGCCACCCGCGCCGCCGACACCACGTTCGCGCAGCAGATGGTCGCGCAGGAAGCCGCCTCCGTCCGCGCCCGAAATGGGCTGGCGGAGTACGACGCGCAACTCAACCGCAATACGGTCTCGTACAAGGCGTCGACGTCGGCGCTCGCGCAGCAGCTCATCAAGCAGGAAGAGATGGCGAACTCGCTGCCTCGCCTGCGGTACGCGCTCTACGACGTCGCGACCACCGCCACGGTCGCTGCGGTCGCGCTCGGGGCGGTGGTCGGCGGGGCTGCGGTCGCGTCGGCATCGTTCGAGTCCTCGTTCACCGGCGTCGAGCGCACGGCGCGGCTGTCCGGCGCTTCGGTGGGGATCATTCGCGACGAACTCGCCCACCTCACCCGAGAGATCCCGGCCGCGTTCGGTGACGTGTCGACCGTGGCAACCCTCGGCGCGCAGCTCGACATCGCCGCGAGCGACCTGGAGAACTTCTCCGGGCAGGTCATCCAGTTCTCCGCAACCGCGGGCACCACAAACGAGCAGACCGCGCAGGGCTTCGGCCGCATCGGCCAGCTTCTCGACGTGTCGGCCGACAAGTACGCCAACCTCGGCTCGGCGATCCTGTACGCGGGCAACACGTCGGTCGCGACCGAGCAGGACGTGCTCGACTACTCGCAGCGACTCGCCATCGCGGGCAACGAGGCGGGCCTGACCGCCGATCAGGTCATCGCCCTCTCATCCACGCTCGCCTCGCTCGGCATCGGCCTGGAGGCGTCGCAGGGTGCGACGCAGCGCATCTTCCAGGACATCCGCCGCGCCGTCGACGAGAATGGCGAAGCCCTCGCCAACTACGCCTCGGTCGCGGGCACCACGGCAGCCGAGTTCGCCGCAGCCTGGAGCGAGGAACCGCAGCAGGCGTTCTCCTCGCTCATCGAGGGGCTCTCCAAGGCGCAGTCGCTCACGCAGACCCTCGACGGCCTCGGGTTCGTCGAGACGCGCGAGGTGCGCCTGCTGACGGCGCTGGCGAACAACACCGAGTTCTACAACGAGCAGCTCTCCACCACCGCGCAGGCGTACCAGGACGGCACCTATCTCGCCGACTCCTACGCCAAGGTCGTCGACGACCTCGCAAGCCGCTGGCAGATCCTCCTCAACGCGATCGCCGAGTTCGGTGCGGCCGCGGGCGATGCGCTGGCGCCGTTCCTCAAGGACGCGATCACCAACCTCGCGAACCTCATCAACTGGTTCACCGACCTGATCTCCACCCAGGCGGGCCAGTGGTTCGTCGGCATCACCCTGGCCGCCGGTGGAGCGGCTGCGGCACTGTTGGCCGTTGTTGCGGCGACGGCGCTTGCGGTCGGGTCGTATGCCGCCCTGCGCGGCGCGATCGTATCCCTCGGGTGGGCCGAAGCGACCAGCGGCTTCAAGGGCTTCGCATCCGCCGCCGTCGGGGCATCCACCGCAGTCGGCAGTACGGCCACCGCGCTGCGGGTCTTCCGGGTCGCGCTGGCGTCGACCGGTATCGGCCTCGCGGTCGTCGCGCTCGGTACCCTGGCAACCGCATTCTCACAAGCCAGCGCGTCGGCCTCCTCGGCGTTCAGCACCTACGTCGGTACCTCGGCTGGACTTTCGGATGCCCTCACCTCCGATGCGGCGGCACGGGCCGAGGCGTTCATGCAGGGCAACCTCGACATGCTCGGGTCGTTCGTGGAAGTCAGCCTCGCCGCCGACGACAACACCGACCACCTCGACGACAACCGCGCCGCGATCGAGAACACCGCGAAGGTGCTCGGGATCGTCCCCACCGCCTACGACGGGGTCAACGGCGCAATCGCGGACAACACGGCGTACCTCGGCGAGAACACGCTCGCCTGGCTCAAGAACCAGCTCATCCAGTCGGAAGCGTTCCAGGAACTCGTCGGCAATGCGGACTTCGTGGCCGCCTGGGAAGCCATCGGTGCCGACTTCGATCAGGTGGTGAAACTGCAGGCCGCCGGTGGCGAGGAAGCGGTCTGGGGATACTTCCTCCGCCTCTCGCAGGCAGCGGTCGACGGCGGCAACGCCACCATCGACCAGATCCGAGCGCTACAGCCCGCCCTTGCCAACGCGCTCGGCGGCCTCGCCGGCGGCGGCAGCGCGATCCCCGGCCTCGTCGCTTCCTCCGGCGGCAACAATGGGGCGCTCGGTAAACTGATCCTCGCCGGCGCAGGCGCGACCAACCAGATCCGCCTCCTCGGCCTCACCGGCCAGAAGGCGGGCAAGCAAGTCGCCGATGGGCTTGACGAGGGCACCGATAGCGCGACCGACTTCAATGAAGCCCTCGGCGGGGGCGGCGGCGGTGGCGGCACGGTCGAGCGCATCCGCACCCTCGTCGACTGGGCGAACGACCTTTCCAGCGTGATGAAGCGCGCCTTCGACATCCGCTTCGGCGGCCAGCAGGGCCTCGACACGATCGCGTCCGGATGGTCGAAGATCCAGAAGGCCACCGAGTCTTCGGCCAAGGCGATCCGCGACCTGCACAACGACATCGCCGACCTGACCGCCGACCGGAGCATGAAGGAGTTCTGGCTCACCGTCGCCGAAGGGTACGGCGACACGCTCCGCGCCGGGAAGCTCAGCGCAGAACTCGGTGAGCTCGACGCAAAACTGGCCGACGCGAACAGCAAGCTCGCCGACGAGCAGGCGAAGTCGTCGAAGACTCTCGTGGGCAACTCGGATGCGGCGATCGAGAACCGGTCGGCGTTGCTCGGGCTCGTCGGCAACTACCAGGACTACCTCGCCGCGCTCGCCTCCTCGGGTGCGTCGCAGGCCGACGTGGAAGCGACCGCCCGCCAGCTCAAGGCCGAGTTCATCCAGCAGGCGACGCAGATGGGCTACAACCGCGACGAGGTCGACAAGTATGCGGTCGCGTTCGACGGCATGACCCTCGCGATCCAGCGGGTGCCCCGCGACATCACCGTCGACGCGAACACCGACCCCGCCCTACAGGCTCTCGCCGAGTTCGAGGCGCGCGCCAGGCAGTCCGGTGCGGCCGCGGGCGGCGGGTTCAGTCGCGCATTCGAGGAAGCGGCGGGCGAGCCCGTCGTGCAGGTCAAGTACCGCCTGCCTTCATACGCGGAACTCATGCGGATGCAGCAGACGATCCGCGATCAGACGGGCGACCAGAACTTCCGCATCGCGCTCGGCCCCGGAGGGCAGGGCGGCCAGGTGTTTGGGTACTCCTCGGGTGGCTACGTCGGCGACGGCGGGAAGTACGAGCCGAAGGGCATCGTCCACGGCGGCGAGTTCGTGTTCTCGAAGGCCGCGACCAAGGCGATCGGCGTGCGCAACCTCGCCTACGCGCACCAGATGGCGAAGTCCGGTCGGGCTCCGGTCGCGGCCGGTGGCGGGTCGTCGTTCGACCCGGCGATGCTGCTGCCGATCTACGACATGCTCGGGCAGGTCCGCGACGCCGTCGGCATTACGCTTCCCGGCGCGGCGGTGCAGTCCCTCGTCGGGGCGCAGAACGCCAGCACCAGCAGGAGGAGGGTTCGGTGA